TACAAAGTCTAAAAGATTATTTTCTATTAACCAACTAGCTTCGCTCTCTTTTTTTATTTTTCTAACACCTATAACAGGAATATTAACTCTTTTTTTAATCTCTGTTCCCATATATATTACCCAATCTAAAGGGAAATCTTCAGGTATATCTATTTTTTCCTTTTGCTTCATATCAGGATTAGGAGTTCCACTTGAAACATGTAACAGATCTATTCCTAATGTCTCAAGATATTTTGCTATCTCTATTCCATCTTGAAGTTCAGGTTCATTTCCACCCATTCTATAACCTAAAATAAAATTATCATCAAAAAGGTATCTTGTATCCTCAATCAACTTTTTAGAGAAAAACATTCTTTTTTCAAAAGTTCCACCATATTTATCCTCTCTTAAATTCCAAATTCTTGAATTAAGTTGAGAAATAAGATATGTATGTGCTCCGTGAATCTCTATTCCGTCAAAACCTGCTTTTTTAGCTCTAACAAAAGCTAACTTAAATTTTTCTAATATATCATCAAGTAAACTTTCTGGCACATCTTTTATTCTCTCTTTAAAACCTGCATGATGAAGTTGAATTAGAGCTGGAACATTATATTCATGACAAGTATCAGCTATTCTTTTTAGTCCCTCTATAAACTTATCATCCCATATTCCTAATT
The nucleotide sequence above comes from uncultured Fusobacterium sp.. Encoded proteins:
- a CDS encoding NADH:flavin oxidoreductase produces the protein MATLFDKVNIKNLKLKNRIVLPPLVRFSMVGTDGFVTDKVVEWYRDVCAGGVGLVIVEASAVAEDGKLRDNQLGIWDDKFIEGLKRIADTCHEYNVPALIQLHHAGFKERIKDVPESLLDDILEKFKLAFVRAKKAGFDGIEIHGAHTYLISQLNSRIWNLREDKYGGTFEKRMFFSKKLIEDTRYLFDDNFILGYRMGGNEPELQDGIEIAKYLETLGIDLLHVSSGTPNPDMKQKEKIDIPEDFPLDWVIYMGTEIKKRVNIPVIGVRKIKKESEASWLIENNLLDFVAVGRAMIARPNWAEIAEKEYKRRDANK